A genomic stretch from Lathyrus oleraceus cultivar Zhongwan6 chromosome 2, CAAS_Psat_ZW6_1.0, whole genome shotgun sequence includes:
- the LOC127121095 gene encoding 7-deoxyloganetin glucosyltransferase, with translation MTNSIERKPHAVLTPFPAQGHINALLKLAKLLHLKGFHITFVNTEYNHKRLLKSRGSNSFDGFTDFTFETIPDGLTPMDGDGDGDVTQDAPSLFHSIMTKMHIFFGELLTRLHESAIAGLVPPVTCIVSDFYMPFTIQAAEDHALPILLFSPTSACTLLSILHSRTLIEKGLMPLKDESYRTNGYLDTKVDCIPGLHNFRLKDLFDLIITTDLNDIMFEFFIHVTDRVHRASAIVFNTFNELESDVLQALSSMLPSLYTIGPLPLLLNQIGHNHLQSLGSNLWKEDTKCIDWLESKEPESVIYVNFGSIAVLTPEQLLEFAWGLANSKKPFLWIIRPDLVIGGSVVLSSECVNEISDRGLIASWCPQEKVLNHPSIGGFLTHCGWNSTTESICAGVPMLCWPFLADQPTNCRFIYNEWEIGMEIDSNVKRDEVEKLINELMLGDKGKRMRKKVMQLKKKAKESTSPGGSSYMTFDKVIEEVLLKQY, from the exons ATGACTAATTCTATAGAGAGAAAGCCACATGCTGTGCTAACTCCATTTCCAGCTCAAGGCCATATCAATGCATTGTTGAAACTAGCAAAACTTCTTCACCTTAAAGGCTTTCACATAACCTTTGTCAACACTGAATATAATCACAAACGCTTGCTCAAATCAAGAGGTTCCAATTCCTTTGACGGTTTCACTGATTTTACCTTTGAGACTATTCCAGATGGTTTAACTCCAATGGATGGTGATGGTGATGGTGATGTTACTCAAGACGCACCCTCTCTTTTTCATTCAATCATGACCAAGATGCACATATTCtttggtgaacttcttactagACTTCATGAATCTGCCATTGCTGGTCTGGTTCCACCAGTTACATGCATAGTTTCTGATTTTTACATGCCATTTACCATACAAGCTGCTGAAGATCATGCACTCCCAATCCTTCTGTTTTCTCCAACCAGTGCATGCACCTTGTTATCTATTCTGCACTCTCGTACATTGATTGAGAAAGGTTTAATGCCACTCAAAG ACGAGAGTTATCGAACAAATGGATATTTGGACACCAAAGTAGATTGTATTCCAGGATTGCACAACTTTCGACTAAAGGATCTTTTTGACTTGATCATAACAACAGATCTAAATGATATCATGTTTGAATTCTTCATCCATGTGACAGACAGAGTTCATAGAGCATCTGCTATTGTTTTTAACACTTTTAATGAGCTTGAGAGTGATGTGCTGCAAGCTCTCTCTTCTATGCTCCCTTCTCTCTATACCATTGGACCATTACCTTTATTATTAAATCAAATTGGGCATAATCACTTACAATCTTTAGGTTCCAATCTTTGGAAAGAAGATACCAAATGTATTGATTGGCTTGAATCCAAAGAACCAGAGTCTGTTATTTATGTGAATTTTGGAAGCATTGCAGTTCTGACTCCAGAGCAACTGTTGGAGTTTGCTTGGGGTTTGGCCAACAGCAAGAAACCATTTTTATGGATCATTAGGCCTGATCTTGTCATCGGTGGCTCGGTGGTTTTGTCATCTGAGTGTGTCAATGAAATTTCTGATAGAGGCCTAATAGCAAGTTGGTGTCCGCAAGAGAAAGTTTTGAACCATCCTTCAATTGGTGGATTTTTGACTCATTGCGGATGGAACTCAACCACTGAAAGCATATGTGCTGGAGTGCCAATGTTGTGTTGGCCATTTTTAGCTGATCAGCCAACAAACTGTAGATTTATTTACAATGAATGGGAGATTGGAATGGAAATCGATTCTAATGTGAAGAGAGATGAAGTGGAGAAGTTGATCAATGAATTGATGTTGGGAGATAAAGGAAAAAGGATGAGGAAAAAGGTCATGCAATTGAAGAAGAAGGCAAAGGAGAGCACTAGTCCAGGTGGCTCTTCTTACATGACCTTTGACAAAGTTATTGAGGAAGTTTTGCTTAAACAATACTGA